A single Altererythrobacter sp. BO-6 DNA region contains:
- a CDS encoding transcriptional repressor, whose protein sequence is MASHSHAHHEHSGTSLIDAARTSLTGAGEQWTGMREAVFAELARHDCPVSAYDIADNLSRERGRRVAPNSVYRILDLFVSNNLALRVESANAFLANTHPGCEHDCIFMVCDECGEATHVDDDEVSQRVRGLARNRGFDARRPIIEIRGTCASCKG, encoded by the coding sequence ATGGCCAGTCATTCTCATGCCCATCACGAACATTCCGGCACCAGCCTGATCGATGCCGCCCGGACCTCGCTGACCGGGGCGGGTGAGCAGTGGACCGGCATGCGCGAAGCGGTGTTCGCCGAGCTGGCGCGGCACGATTGCCCGGTGTCGGCCTATGACATCGCGGACAATCTCTCACGCGAGCGTGGCCGCCGCGTGGCGCCGAACAGCGTCTACCGCATCCTCGACCTGTTCGTGTCGAACAACCTCGCCTTGCGGGTCGAAAGCGCCAATGCCTTCCTCGCCAATACCCATCCCGGCTGCGAGCACGACTGCATCTTCATGGTCTGCGACGAATGCGGGGAAGCGACCCATGTCGACGATGACGAGGTGTCGCAGCGGGTGCGCGGCCTGGCCCGCAACCGCGGCTTCGATGCGCGCCGCCCGATCATCGAAATTCGCGGCACCTGCGCCAGCTGCAAAGGTTGA
- the msrA gene encoding peptide-methionine (S)-S-oxide reductase MsrA, which produces MRIRLALLAAAGALALGGCQIASAATEKVVEAPAATVKAEEPDKLRVAIFAGGCFWGVEGVFSHVKGVKAAVSGFHGGTAATASYNQIVTGLTDHAESVRIVYDPTEVRYDELLQILFSVVADPTLKNRQGPDVGAHYRSAIVPMNKEQARVARAYLKQLGASGLWDKPIVTTIEPYKAFYEAEDYHQDFMAHNPRHGYIVRWDKPKVEALARLYPEHYRASFLRDHR; this is translated from the coding sequence ATGCGCATTCGCTTAGCCTTGCTTGCTGCTGCCGGCGCCCTGGCGCTCGGCGGGTGCCAGATCGCGTCTGCCGCCACCGAGAAAGTGGTCGAAGCGCCCGCAGCGACGGTCAAGGCTGAGGAGCCGGACAAGCTGCGCGTGGCGATCTTCGCTGGCGGCTGCTTCTGGGGCGTCGAAGGCGTATTTAGCCATGTAAAGGGCGTGAAAGCGGCGGTGTCAGGCTTTCACGGCGGCACGGCGGCCACGGCCAGCTACAACCAGATCGTGACCGGGCTGACCGATCATGCAGAGTCCGTGCGGATCGTCTATGACCCAACCGAAGTGCGCTATGACGAGCTGCTGCAGATCCTGTTCTCCGTCGTTGCCGACCCCACGCTGAAGAACCGCCAGGGCCCCGATGTCGGTGCGCATTATCGCAGCGCGATCGTGCCGATGAACAAGGAGCAGGCGCGCGTTGCCCGCGCCTATCTCAAGCAGCTTGGCGCATCGGGCCTGTGGGACAAGCCGATCGTGACGACGATCGAGCCCTACAAGGCTTTCTATGAAGCCGAAGACTATCACCAGGACTTCATGGCCCACAATCCGCGGCACGGTTACATCGTGCGGTGGGACAAGCCCAAGGTGGAGGCGCTAGCGCGGCTTTATCCCGAGCACTACCGCGCGAGCTTCCTGCGCGACCACCGCTAG
- a CDS encoding NAD(P)/FAD-dependent oxidoreductase, translating into MSDAIIIGGGHNGLTCAFYLARAGMRVTICEAREVIGGAAVTEEFAPGFRNSTASYTVSLLQPKVIADMHLIERGYRVIERPVSNYLPLDGDYLLMGGGLEASQAQAARFSTRDAERLPEYFDMLEDAAEVLRGLALKAPPDPKGGLRSLVDAAMQARGLARLSTERQRQVWQLFTRSAREVLDDWFESDPVKAAFGFDACVGHYASPDEPGSAYVLLHHVFGEVNGKKGAWGHVIGGMGAITRMMGEACRELGVNIRTGAPVEQVLVEGGRAVGVRLAGGEELRARRIISNMGPKPLFDRLVPREAVPADFARAMASYRGGSGSLRMNVALSGLPHFRHAPEGDAHLRSGIIMAPSLDYMDRAWRDAREQGFSAQPIVEMLIPSLVDDSLVPPGQHVASLFCQHVDPDMPEEQEDAAVEAVFDVIERHAPGFRALVLHKQVHTPRALEAKFGLWHGDIFHGRMSLDQLWAARPALGAGSYRTPVEGLWLCGAGTHPGGGVTGAPGHNCAHAILRSKSWLRRF; encoded by the coding sequence ATGAGCGATGCGATCATCATCGGCGGCGGCCACAACGGGCTGACCTGCGCTTTTTACCTCGCGCGGGCGGGGATGCGGGTAACGATCTGTGAGGCCCGCGAGGTGATTGGCGGCGCGGCGGTGACCGAGGAATTCGCGCCCGGCTTTCGCAATTCGACCGCGAGCTACACTGTAAGCCTGCTGCAACCCAAAGTAATCGCCGATATGCACCTGATAGAGCGCGGTTACCGTGTGATAGAGCGGCCGGTGTCAAATTACCTGCCATTGGATGGCGACTATCTGTTGATGGGTGGCGGACTTGAAGCAAGCCAGGCACAGGCAGCACGGTTTTCAACCCGCGATGCCGAACGTTTGCCCGAATATTTCGATATGCTGGAAGATGCGGCAGAGGTGCTGCGCGGGCTGGCGCTGAAGGCACCGCCCGATCCCAAGGGAGGGCTGCGATCGCTGGTGGATGCCGCCATGCAGGCCCGCGGCCTTGCAAGACTTTCGACCGAGCGCCAGCGGCAGGTCTGGCAGCTGTTCACCCGTTCGGCGCGCGAAGTACTCGACGACTGGTTCGAGAGCGACCCGGTCAAGGCTGCATTCGGCTTCGATGCCTGCGTAGGCCACTACGCCTCGCCTGACGAGCCCGGCAGCGCCTATGTGCTGCTGCATCACGTGTTCGGCGAGGTGAACGGCAAGAAGGGCGCCTGGGGCCATGTGATCGGCGGGATGGGCGCGATCACACGGATGATGGGCGAGGCCTGCCGCGAGCTGGGTGTAAACATCCGCACCGGCGCGCCAGTCGAGCAGGTGCTGGTTGAAGGGGGCAGGGCAGTCGGGGTGCGGCTGGCGGGCGGCGAGGAATTGCGCGCTAGGCGGATCATCTCCAACATGGGGCCCAAGCCGCTGTTCGACAGGCTGGTGCCGCGCGAGGCCGTGCCAGCGGATTTCGCACGCGCGATGGCGAGCTATCGCGGCGGGTCGGGCAGCCTCAGAATGAATGTCGCGCTGTCAGGCCTGCCGCATTTCCGCCATGCGCCCGAGGGGGATGCGCATTTGCGCTCAGGCATCATCATGGCGCCTTCGCTCGACTATATGGACCGGGCCTGGCGCGACGCGCGCGAACAGGGTTTCAGCGCCCAGCCGATCGTCGAGATGCTGATCCCGAGCCTGGTCGATGACAGCCTTGTCCCGCCCGGCCAGCATGTCGCCAGCCTGTTCTGCCAGCATGTCGACCCGGATATGCCCGAGGAGCAAGAGGACGCTGCGGTGGAAGCGGTATTCGACGTGATCGAGCGTCACGCCCCGGGCTTCCGCGCACTGGTGCTACACAAGCAAGTCCACACCCCGCGCGCGCTCGAAGCCAAGTTCGGGCTGTGGCACGGCGATATCTTCCATGGGCGGATGAGCCTGGACCAGCTGTGGGCCGCGCGGCCCGCGCTCGGTGCAGGCAGCTACCGCACGCCAGTGGAAGGCCTGTGGCTATGCGGTGCGGGTACGCATCCGGGCGGCGGGGTGACCGGCGCGCCAGGGCATAATTGCGCGCATGCTATTTTAAGATCAAAATCCTGGCTCCGCCGGTTTTGA
- the purH gene encoding bifunctional phosphoribosylaminoimidazolecarboxamide formyltransferase/IMP cyclohydrolase, with the protein MADVAIKRALLSVSDKSGLVELGRALGARGVELVSTGGTAKALREAGLDVRDISELTGFPEMMDGRVKTLHPKVHGGLLAVRDNPEHAAAMAEHAIGAIDLVVVNLYPFEATVMRGAERDEIIENIDIGGPTMVRSSAKNHQFVTIVTDPADYAQLLGELEAHDGATSLTFRRKCAAKAFAATAAYDSMISQWFAFADQQQLFPDFLAVNGKAPVVLRYGENPHQQAALYTPSGPHGRGIAQAEQLQGKELSYNNYNDADAALELCAEFAGQDPAVVIVKHANPCGVAQAGSLAEAWEAALQCDSVSAFGGIVAVNRELDGATAEEIAKIFTEVVIAPSVSDEAREIFAKKKNLRLLTVGELPNPRRGGLMVKPITGGLLVQTRDNGAISEADLKVVTRRAPTAQELKDCLFAWTVARHVKSNAIVYAKDGATAGIGAGQMNRRDSSRIAAMKAAEAAETYGWDQARTVGSAVASDAFFPFADGLLAAAEAGATAVIQPGGSMRDQEVIDAADEAGLAMVFTGMRHFRH; encoded by the coding sequence GTGGCGGATGTGGCGATCAAGCGGGCACTGCTCTCGGTGTCCGACAAGAGTGGATTGGTGGAACTGGGCCGGGCGCTGGGCGCGCGCGGGGTTGAGCTGGTGTCGACTGGCGGCACGGCCAAGGCCTTGCGCGAGGCGGGGCTGGACGTGCGCGACATTTCCGAGCTGACCGGCTTTCCCGAGATGATGGACGGGCGGGTCAAGACGCTCCACCCCAAGGTCCATGGTGGCCTGCTGGCGGTGCGCGACAACCCGGAACATGCCGCCGCCATGGCCGAACATGCGATCGGCGCGATCGACCTGGTGGTGGTCAACCTCTATCCCTTCGAAGCGACGGTTATGCGTGGGGCAGAGCGCGACGAAATCATCGAGAATATCGATATCGGTGGGCCCACTATGGTTCGCTCCTCGGCGAAAAATCACCAATTCGTCACCATTGTGACCGATCCGGCCGACTACGCTCAACTGCTGGGCGAGCTGGAGGCGCATGATGGCGCGACCTCGCTCACTTTCCGGCGCAAATGCGCGGCCAAGGCCTTCGCTGCCACCGCCGCTTATGACAGCATGATCAGCCAGTGGTTCGCCTTCGCCGACCAGCAGCAGCTGTTCCCGGATTTCCTCGCGGTCAATGGCAAGGCGCCAGTGGTGCTGCGCTATGGCGAGAACCCGCACCAGCAGGCGGCGCTTTACACGCCTTCGGGCCCGCATGGGCGCGGCATTGCGCAGGCCGAGCAGCTGCAGGGCAAGGAGCTGTCCTACAACAATTACAACGATGCCGATGCCGCACTGGAGCTTTGCGCCGAATTCGCCGGGCAGGATCCCGCGGTAGTGATCGTCAAGCACGCCAACCCTTGCGGGGTGGCGCAAGCGGGCTCGTTGGCTGAAGCCTGGGAAGCTGCGTTGCAATGCGACAGTGTGTCGGCCTTCGGCGGGATTGTGGCGGTCAACCGCGAGCTTGACGGGGCGACCGCGGAAGAGATCGCCAAGATCTTCACCGAAGTGGTGATCGCGCCCAGCGTGTCGGACGAAGCGCGCGAGATTTTCGCGAAGAAGAAGAACCTGCGCCTGCTGACTGTGGGCGAACTGCCCAACCCGCGCCGGGGCGGCCTGATGGTCAAGCCGATCACCGGCGGGCTGCTGGTGCAGACGCGCGACAATGGCGCGATCAGCGAGGCTGACCTGAAGGTCGTGACCAGGCGCGCGCCGACTGCGCAGGAACTTAAGGACTGCCTGTTCGCCTGGACCGTGGCGCGCCACGTGAAGTCGAACGCGATCGTCTATGCCAAGGACGGCGCAACTGCGGGCATCGGCGCAGGGCAGATGAACCGCCGCGATTCCAGCCGCATCGCCGCGATGAAGGCGGCAGAAGCGGCCGAGACCTATGGCTGGGATCAGGCGCGCACTGTCGGCAGCGCGGTCGCCTCGGACGCGTTCTTCCCCTTCGCCGACGGTCTGCTGGCTGCGGCGGAAGCAGGCGCAACCGCGGTGATCCAGCCGGGCGGCTCGATGCGCGATCAGGAAGTGATCGACGCAGCGGACGAAGCGGGCCTCGCGATGGTCTTCACCGGGATGCGGCACTTCCGGCACTAG
- a CDS encoding heparinase II/III family protein: MDALLSGQNETKPEEDLFGEIQHDAPALPLARGAAEPLAEGAGEAAIAPLGESRALVLSDFVPPKADFSARLLRIAYRLGVGGATLTAPFRKPARMRLLATVETPLMGDRAAGMALRAGHFVISGAKAPIAEIEYASSSRLAPPFERVIHGFAWLRDLAAAGLREQCLDTAERIARLWLDANPKPGKCAAWQVEYVAQRLMAWLVYAPLVLSGQDGKLRPRMLAAIDETARWLDREVRRSPDPLGAVLGWGAITAAGLLLPQGKPRRLYGEAGLIAALGDLVGEDGGALSRSPLAQTDVIAMLTDLEACYRAVGRDQPASLGLMRELLVPPLLAMRHGDGGLGSWQGNGATRADRVAALIDASGVRTRPLKEVRHWGYHRLAGGKTVVQLDAAPPPRAKHARWGCASTLAFEMSDGAHRLIVNCGGAALAGGQVPARIEQGLRATAAHSTLVLDNANSTAVLLGGKLGKGVEQVEVERGEMSRAGGEIQRVEASHDGYVARYGLKHRRILMLRGDGSELLGEDILVPAAKKGQRGKVGFAIRFHLGRGVEARLSEDRRGASLILPDGGLWQFRLGGNDHGAEVEIEESMWVDGDGRPHAIEQLVIQGMVSRGGGQFSWLLKKMG, encoded by the coding sequence ATGGACGCGCTGCTCTCCGGCCAGAACGAGACCAAGCCCGAAGAGGACCTGTTCGGCGAAATCCAGCACGATGCACCTGCCCTGCCGCTGGCGCGCGGCGCGGCCGAGCCGCTGGCCGAGGGTGCGGGCGAAGCTGCCATCGCTCCGCTGGGCGAATCGCGCGCGCTCGTGCTCAGCGATTTTGTGCCGCCCAAGGCCGATTTCAGCGCGCGGCTCCTGCGCATTGCCTATCGGCTGGGGGTTGGCGGCGCAACGCTGACCGCGCCCTTCCGCAAGCCGGCCCGCATGCGCCTGCTGGCCACGGTCGAAACGCCGCTGATGGGTGACCGCGCCGCCGGGATGGCGCTGCGCGCGGGGCATTTCGTGATCAGCGGGGCCAAGGCGCCGATCGCCGAGATCGAATACGCCTCATCCTCGCGGCTCGCTCCGCCGTTCGAGCGCGTGATCCACGGCTTTGCCTGGCTGCGTGACCTGGCGGCGGCGGGCTTGCGCGAACAATGCCTCGACACGGCCGAACGAATCGCCAGGCTGTGGCTTGACGCCAATCCGAAGCCGGGCAAATGCGCTGCGTGGCAGGTCGAATATGTCGCGCAGCGGCTGATGGCCTGGCTGGTCTACGCGCCGCTGGTGCTGTCGGGGCAGGACGGCAAGCTGCGGCCACGCATGCTGGCGGCAATCGACGAGACCGCACGCTGGCTCGATCGCGAAGTGCGCCGCAGCCCCGATCCGCTGGGTGCAGTGCTTGGCTGGGGCGCGATCACCGCTGCGGGCCTGCTGCTGCCGCAAGGCAAGCCGCGCCGCCTCTATGGCGAAGCGGGGCTGATCGCCGCGCTGGGCGATCTGGTGGGCGAGGATGGCGGCGCATTGTCGCGCAGCCCGCTCGCCCAGACGGACGTGATCGCCATGCTGACCGATCTCGAGGCGTGTTATCGTGCGGTTGGGCGCGATCAGCCGGCCTCGCTCGGCCTGATGCGTGAATTGCTGGTGCCGCCACTCCTGGCGATGCGCCATGGCGATGGCGGGCTGGGCAGTTGGCAGGGCAATGGCGCCACTCGGGCAGACCGGGTGGCTGCGCTGATCGATGCTAGCGGGGTGCGCACGCGCCCGCTGAAGGAAGTGCGGCACTGGGGCTATCACCGGCTCGCCGGTGGCAAGACGGTGGTGCAGCTTGATGCCGCACCGCCACCGCGTGCCAAGCATGCCCGGTGGGGCTGCGCCTCCACGCTCGCGTTCGAAATGTCGGACGGGGCGCATCGGCTGATCGTCAATTGCGGCGGAGCGGCGCTCGCCGGTGGGCAGGTTCCGGCGCGGATCGAGCAGGGGCTGCGCGCCACTGCCGCGCATTCGACGCTGGTGCTCGACAATGCCAATTCCACCGCCGTGCTGCTGGGCGGCAAGCTGGGCAAGGGCGTCGAGCAGGTCGAGGTCGAGCGAGGGGAAATGTCCCGCGCAGGTGGCGAGATCCAGCGGGTCGAAGCGAGCCATGACGGCTATGTCGCCCGCTATGGCCTGAAGCATCGCCGCATCCTGATGTTGCGCGGCGACGGCAGCGAACTGCTGGGCGAGGATATCCTGGTGCCCGCAGCCAAGAAGGGCCAGCGCGGCAAGGTCGGTTTCGCGATCCGGTTCCATCTGGGGCGCGGGGTCGAAGCACGGCTCTCCGAAGACCGGCGTGGCGCCAGCCTGATACTTCCTGACGGCGGCCTGTGGCAATTCCGGCTGGGCGGCAACGACCACGGCGCCGAGGTCGAGATCGAGGAAAGCATGTGGGTCGATGGCGACGGGCGCCCGCATGCCATCGAACAGCTGGTGATCCAGGGAATGGTATCGCGCGGCGGGGGGCAATTCTCCTGGCTGCTCAAGAAAATGGGGTAA